A window of Methylobacterium bullatum genomic DNA:
GGCGATGCGCGACAGGCTCTCCCCGTAATCGCACAGCCATTCCACGAACCGGTCGGCGACCCAGCGATAGCCCGATTGCAGGACGGGCTTCCAGGTTTTCGGTGCCCTGGTCCGCCGGGACCAGGCCGCCCGCGCCTCGGCGCCGGCATGGAGCCGGCCCATGCGACGGCCGCGCTTGTAGGCCCAGCTCGCCTCGTCATGGCTGCCGATGCTCTTCATGTTGTGCTCGATGGCGAGGTAGCTTGCCTGCGCGGCCTCGTATTCGCCCGCGATCTCCTCGCCCACCGCGCCGCCGAGCTGGTCCACCCGGAAGCGGACGCCGGTGAGGAGGGCGCCGGAGAACCGCGCATGGCGCAGGCGGCACGACATCAGGTTGAGCCGCACGAGGTTGGTGTCGGACAGGTCGGCGCCGGAGAGGTCGGCCCCGTCGAGGGCGGCGCCGGAAAGGCTGGCGCCGCGCAGGCGCGAGCCGGTGAGACGCGCCTTCTTGAGGCTCGCCCCGTCGAAATTGGCGAAGGTCAGGTTCATGTCGGAGAGGTTCGCCTCGTCGAGGCGGCCCCCGTCGAACCGGCTGTAATCGGCATCCGCTCCGGTAAAGTCGGCACCCCAGAGATCGGCGCGGGCGAAGGTCGCCCCGTCGAGGAGGGCGCGCTGCATCCGGGCAAAGCGCATGGTCGCGCCCGTGAAGTCGGCATCCTCCAGCATCGCGTCGGAGAAATGCGCCTCGCCGCCGACGATGCCGGTGAAGTTCGCGCCGCTGCAATCGGCCTCGCTGAAATTCGCCTCCTCCAGGATGGCGCCTTCGAAACGGGCGGAGCGGGCCAGCGCTCCGACGAGGGAGGCGCCGGACAGGTTGGCGCCCGAGAGGTCGGCCTCGACGAGGTCGGCTCCGTCGAGATGCGCGCGGGAGAGGCCGAGGCCGCGATGCCGGGCATCCCACCACGGGGGAGCGGCCTCGCCGGGCGGGATGCGCGCCAGCAGCGCCTCGCGCCCAGCCCGGAGGCCGGACAGGGCGAGGCGATCGTCATCGGCGCGGAAGGGTTGCCCGTCCGCTTCCGCGATACGGGTCAGCAGCCCTTCGGTGGCGGCGTGAGCGGGGGGCGGATCGCGATCGGCCATGGCCTCAGCCACGTCCCGCCCGCCCCGGCGCGGCGTAGCGCAGGGCGGCGTCCAGAGCGTCGTTGAGGGAAGTCACCAGCACGTCGGCGGACGTGGTTCGGCGCAGGCGGTCGAGGGTCGAGGGGTCGCGCTCGCGCCAGAATCCGACGAGCACCTTCACGCCGGGAAGCTCCTTGCGGGCCTGGCGGACGGTGAGGCGGATCTGCGAGAGGCTGACCGGTTCCAGATAGGAGAAGCAGATCATCGCGATCTCGTCCGCACGCTCGGGCCGCTTGTCGGCGCGCAGGTCGGCGAGCGAGGTCATCTGGGCGTCCAGACCGTGGCGACCGAGGATCTGGCTCAGCATCAGGGTCGCCGCCTCGTCGAACGGACCGCGGCTCGAGACGCAGAGGATCGGGGTGGCGCCGCGCCACTTCGCGTCGAGATCGTCCCGCGCCAGGACGATTCCGGCGCTGCTGCGATCCGGTCCGGCGGCGGCGATGGCGGCGGCGGCCTCGGCGCTGCCGGCCGAGCCCGACCGCTTGATCGGCGCGAGCTTCAGCCTGTCGACCACGGTGCGGATCGCCGCGCCGACCTCACTCTGGCGCGACCGGTCG
This region includes:
- the pipB2 gene encoding Secreted effector protein PipB2, with the protein product MADRDPPPAHAATEGLLTRIAEADGQPFRADDDRLALSGLRAGREALLARIPPGEAAPPWWDARHRGLGLSRAHLDGADLVEADLSGANLSGASLVGALARSARFEGAILEEANFSEADCSGANFTGIVGGEAHFSDAMLEDADFTGATMRFARMQRALLDGATFARADLWGADFTGADADYSRFDGGRLDEANLSDMNLTFANFDGASLKKARLTGSRLRGASLSGAALDGADLSGADLSDTNLVRLNLMSCRLRHARFSGALLTGVRFRVDQLGGAVGEEIAGEYEAAQASYLAIEHNMKSIGSHDEASWAYKRGRRMGRLHAGAEARAAWSRRTRAPKTWKPVLQSGYRWVADRFVEWLCDYGESLSRIARAFVILIGVFGALFGLTGGLIPEGGSGAATYNPLDLLSYSALNMMTANPPEIGVKPVGRVTNLLVGIEGAAGIILMGLFGFVLGNRLRR